One stretch of Scophthalmus maximus strain ysfricsl-2021 chromosome 12, ASM2237912v1, whole genome shotgun sequence DNA includes these proteins:
- the rab21 gene encoding ras-related protein Rab-21, with translation MAAGGAGGGGKTYSFKVVLLGEGCVGKTSLVLRYCENKFNDKHITTLQASFLTKKLNITGKRVNLAIWDTAGQERFHALGPIYYRDSNGAVLVYDITDEDSFQKVKNWVKELRKMLGNEICLCIVGNKIDLDKDRHVSVEEAESYAESVGARHYHTSAKLNKGIEELFLDLCKRMMETAQAEERLKGNGASQSASSRRGVQIVDDEPQATPAGGCCSSG, from the exons ATGGCGGCCGGAggggcgggcggcggcggcaagACGTACTCCTTCAAGGTGGTGCTGCTCGGGGAAGGCTGCGTGGGGAAGACGTCGCTGGTGCTGCGGTACTGCGAGAACAAATTCAACGACAAACACATCACAACTCTACAG GCGTCCTTCCTCACGAAGAAGCTCAACATCACGGGGAAGAGGGTGAACTTGGCCATATGG gaCACTGCCGGTCAGGAGCGGTTCCACGCGTTGGGTCCGATCTACTACAGAGACTCCAACGGAGCCGTGCTGGTGTACGACATCACAGACGAAGACTCCTTCCAGAAG GTGAAGAACTGGGTGAAAGAGTTGAGGAAAATGTTGGGGAACGAGATTTGTTTATGTATAGTAG GTAATAAGATCGATCTGGACAAAGACAGACACGTGTCAGTGGAAGAGGCTGAGAG ttatGCCGAGTCGGTCGGAGCCAGACACTACCACACGTCGGCAAAGTTGAACAAAGGCATCGAGGAGCTTTTCCTGGATCTGTGTAAaa gGATGATGGAGACGGCTCAGGCCGAGGAGAGGTTGAAGGGCAACGGAGCCAGCCAATCCGCTTCGAGTAGGCGGGGCGTACAGATCGTCGACGACGAACCACAGGCCACGCCCGCCGGAGGCTGCTGCTCTTCTGGCTAA
- the LOC118287648 gene encoding leucine-rich repeat-containing G-protein coupled receptor 5-like, with the protein MPRCVALLAALALLSSGFRSSAAGGEMPGSVAVKGSSGDGDRGAGRAGCPGRCRCEVDGLLHRVDCSDLGLRDMPSNLSVFTSYLDLSMNNLTVLSSGGLSNLHFLEELRLAGNDLSSVPRGAFSGLFHLKVLMLQNNQLTSVPAEAFNNLHNLQSLRLDANHISVVPVGCFSGLRSLRHLWLDDNALTEVPTAALGDLPALQAMTLALNLIAHVPDLAFSRLGRLVVLHLNNNRIVSMGTNCFHGLHSLETLDLNYNSLVQFPAAVRSLSHLKELGFHSNSIQSIPEHAFTGNPALITIFFYDNPIQSVGRSAFQNLPELRTLSLNGAEDLTDFPDLTGTKSLESLTITGAQITSLPSSVCEQLPNLQLLDLSYNHIQTLPTFSGCENIQKIDLHHNEIEELQENTFHGLTSLSSLDLSWNRLSSVKQNSFSALPALTKLDLSSNQLSSLPLMGLQSLTHLRLAGNDQLTELIPGEELPRVRVMELPYAFQCCAFTSCERRGGGLSWDKDVAAEFRGKENAVLSSQADQDWEDFLMESDDEPKPQHSVHCSPAPGPFRPCLHLLGGWMVRGGVWLVAALSLVSNSLVVLSVFFSPASSVTPPKLLIGLLALVNGLMGVWSGWLAAVDAWTFGSFWRYGAKWESSFLCRLSGFLYVFASQTGLFLLTAAALERCLAAAAAARHDKTDEHDARSSSSPLSVRLSVVLSFLLGLAVTLPPLVAGHSSTSLCLPLPSSSSSSSSSLAFSVSLVLLDALCFLLVTLAYTRLYCHAHKAPPVSEEEAALTRHVAWLLFSDCLLYLPVAFLCFSSLLRLPAAAGPEAAKGVLLLVAPLPACVNPLLYLLFNPLAREELAALAKRTCGARQRRGGGGRSAPVAMESTYDEDAEKQSCDSTQALVELGGVKEEEEERGRMKSETQHSVAFVVPRH; encoded by the exons ATGCCGAGGTGCGTGGCTCTGTTGGCCGCCCTCGCACTTCTCTCGTCCGGGTTCAGGAGCTCCGCGGCCGGCGGGGAGATGCCGGGCTCCGTCGCCGTCAAGGGGAGCTCCGGGGACGGGGACCGAGGAGCGGGGCGCGCCGGCTGCCCTGGCCGCTGTCGGTGCGAGGTGGACGGGCTGCTGCACCGGGTGGACTGCTCGGACCTGGGGCTCCGGGACATGCCGAGCAACCTGAGCGTGTTCACCTCCTACCT cgATCTGAGTATGAACAATCTGACTGTGTTGTCCAGCGGAGGTTTGTCCAACCTGCACTTCCTGGAGGAGCT GCGCTTGGCGGGAAACGACCTGTCGTCCGTCCCCAGAGGAGCGTTCTCCGGCCTCTTCCACCTCAAAGTGCT GATGCTTCAGAACAACCAGCTGACGTCTGTTCCTGCTGAGGCCTTCAACAACCTGCACAACCTGCAGTcact CCGCCTCGACGCCAACCACATCTCCGTCGTTCCCGTCGGCTGCTTCTCCGGCCTGCGCTCGCTGCGTCACCTGTGGCTGGACGACAACGCTCTGACCGAGGTGCCGACGGCGGCGCTCGGCGACCTGCCCGCCCTGCAGGCCATGACCCTCGCCCTCAACCTCATCGCACACGTCCCCGACCTCGCCTTCAGCCGGCTGGGCCGCCTGGTGGTGCT gcATCTCAACAACAATAGGATCGTTTCCATGGGAACGAACTGCTTCCACGGACTCCACAGTTTGGAGACGCT ggacTTGAACTACAACAGTCTGGTCCAGTTTCCGGCGGCCGTCCGCTCGCTCAGTCACCTCAAAGAGCT CGGTTTCCATAGTAACAGCATCCAGTCCATCCCGGAGCACGCCTTCACGGGAAACCCGGCGCTGATCACCAT ATTCTTCTACGACAACCCGATCCAGTCTGTCGGACGCTCGGCCTTTCAGAACTTACCCGAGCTTCGCAcact GTCTCTTAACGGGGCAGAGGATTTAACCGACTTTCCAGATCTGACGGGAACCAAAAGTCTGGAGAGCct gaccATCACAGGAGCTCAGATCACGTCTCTGCCCagttcagtgtgtgagcagctcccgaacctgcagctgct CGATCTCTCCTATAACCACATCCAGACTCTTCCCACGTTCTCCGGCTGCGAAAACATCCAGAAGAT TGATCTGCACCACAACGAGAtcgaggagctgcaggagaacacCTTCCATGGCCTGACGTCCCTGAGCTCGCT TGATTTATCATGGAACAGATTGTCGTCGGTGAAGCAGAACTCTTTCTCCGCTCTGCCGGCTCTGACCAAACT CGACCTGTCGTCCAATCAGctgtcctctctgcctctgatggGTCTGCAGAGTTTGACTCACCTGCGATTGGCCGGAAACGATCAGCTGACGGAGCTGATACCTGGAGAGGAGCTGCCTCGAGTCAg ggtGATGGAGCTTCCTTACGCCTTCCAGTGTTGTGCCTTCACCtcctgtgagaggagaggaggaggtttgTCCTGGGACAAAGACGTGGCAGCAGAGTTCAGAGGGAAGGAGAACGCAGTCCTCTCCAGCCAAG ccgATCAGGACTGGGAGGATTTCCTCATGGAGTCCGACGACGAACCCAAACCTCAACATTCGGTTCACTGCAGCCCTGCACCAg GTCCGTTCCGTCCGTGCCTCCACCTGCTCGGTGGTTGGATGGTCCGCGGGGGGGTGTGGCTCGTCGCCGCGCTCTCGCTGGTCAGCAACAGCCTCGTGGTGCTGTCCGTCTTCTTCTCCCCCGCCTCCTCGGTCACGCCCCCCAAGCTGCTGATTGGCCTGCTGGCGCTGGTGAACGGCCTGATGGGAGTGTGGAGCGGCTGGTTGGCGGCGGTGGACGCCTGGACGTTCGGCAGCTTCTGGAG gtACGGGGCAAAGTGGGAGAGCAGCTTCCTGTGTCGCCTCAGCGGCTTCCTGTACGTGTTTGCGTCGCAGACCGGCCTCTTCCTGCTCACCGCCGCCGCTCTGGAGCGAtgcctcgccgccgccgctgcagcacGCCACGACAAAACCGATGAACACGACG cccgctcctcctcgtcgccgcTCTCCGTCCGCCTGTCCGTCGTCCTGAGCTTCCTGTTGGGTTTGGCCGTCACGCTgccccccctggtggccggACACAGCAGCACCTCGCTCTGTCTGCcgctgccttcctcctcctcctcctcctcctcctcgctggcCTTCTCCGTGTCCCTGGTCCTCCTCGACGCGCTGTGCTTCCTCCTCGTGACGCTCGCCTACACTCGCCTCTACTGCCACGCCCACAAGGCTCCGCCCGtctcggaggaggaggcggcgctgACCCGACACGTCGCCTGGCTGCTCTTCTCCGACTGCCTCCTCTACCTCCCCGTGGccttcctctgcttctcctcgcTCCTGCGCCTCCCGGCCGCCGCCGGGCCAGAGGCGGCGAAGGGCGTCCTGCTGCTCGTGGCGCCGCTGCCGGCCTGCGTCAACCCGCTGCTCTACCTCCTCTTCAACCCGCTCGCCAGGGAGGAGCTGGCGGCGCTGGCCAAACGCACCTGTGGGGCGAGACagcgcagaggaggaggaggaaggtcggCGCCCGTTGCCATGGAGTCGACGTACGACGAGGACGCAGAGAAACAGTCGTGTGACTCGACTCAGGCGCTGGTGGAGCTCGgaggtgtgaaggaggaagaggaggagagagggaggatgaagagcgaGACACAACACTCAGTGGCGTTTGTCGTTCCACGTCActag